A region of Helicobacter sp. 12S02232-10 DNA encodes the following proteins:
- a CDS encoding TIGR00366 family protein: MISKIADSMTKIVVRYLPHPLIFAILLTFIMLIISIFLQHSVIKVIHIWGDGFFNLLTFSMQMSLIIVSGYALASSSLVSNLLKKTASLVKTPRMAAFFVTLFGLIACSINWGFGLIVGAIFAKEMARQVKGCDYGLLIACAYIGFLSWGAGFSGSMPLLAATPGNPVESISNGIIPLSQTIFTSYNAFVLIGLIVVMPIATYYMLPKNPIPIDPKLLQEKVPYQEISKNLTNPTPAQKLESSRILSLFVVLIGIIYLGVYIYENGFNFTINTINLIFIILGFVLHKTPMAYMNAVTKATASCAGIIIQFPFYASIALLMEKSGFGEIITQFFIQIANKDSFALTTFISSAIINFAVPSGGGHWVIQGPFIIGAAKEIGADLGKATMAIAYGEQFANMIQPFWAIPALAIAGLGVRDIMGFCVTAMIISAPIFLVALILF; encoded by the coding sequence ATGATTTCAAAAATTGCAGACAGTATGACAAAAATCGTAGTTAGATATTTGCCTCATCCGTTGATATTTGCGATTTTACTTACTTTCATTATGCTCATCATCAGTATTTTTTTACAACATTCTGTCATAAAAGTCATTCATATATGGGGAGATGGTTTTTTTAACCTTCTAACTTTTTCAATGCAAATGTCTTTGATTATCGTGAGTGGCTATGCTTTAGCAAGTTCAAGTTTAGTTTCTAATCTTTTAAAAAAAACAGCTTCTTTAGTAAAAACTCCACGAATGGCAGCATTTTTTGTCACACTCTTTGGACTCATCGCCTGCAGCATTAATTGGGGTTTTGGCTTGATTGTCGGAGCAATTTTTGCCAAAGAAATGGCAAGACAAGTTAAGGGCTGTGACTACGGCCTCTTGATTGCTTGTGCATATATAGGATTTTTAAGCTGGGGAGCGGGTTTTTCAGGTTCAATGCCATTGCTTGCAGCAACACCTGGTAACCCTGTAGAAAGCATCAGTAATGGCATAATTCCCTTAAGTCAAACTATTTTTACAAGCTATAACGCTTTTGTCTTAATAGGACTCATTGTGGTTATGCCAATTGCAACTTACTATATGCTACCTAAAAACCCTATTCCGATTGATCCCAAACTTTTACAAGAAAAAGTACCCTATCAAGAAATTTCTAAAAACCTAACCAATCCTACTCCTGCTCAAAAACTAGAGAGTAGCAGGATTCTCTCTTTATTTGTCGTGCTTATCGGTATCATTTATCTTGGTGTATATATTTATGAAAATGGTTTTAATTTTACAATCAATACCATCAATTTGATTTTTATCATTTTGGGATTTGTTTTACATAAAACACCAATGGCTTATATGAATGCCGTTACTAAGGCCACTGCAAGCTGTGCAGGCATCATTATTCAATTTCCTTTTTATGCATCCATCGCATTATTAATGGAAAAATCTGGTTTTGGCGAAATTATCACGCAATTTTTTATTCAAATTGCAAATAAGGACTCCTTTGCTCTCACAACTTTTATCAGTTCAGCAATTATTAATTTTGCCGTCCCAAGCGGTGGAGGACATTGGGTTATTCAAGGTCCTTTTATTATCGGGGCGGCAAAAGAAATTGGTGCGGATTTAGGCAAAGCCACAATGGCAATTGCCTATGGAGAGCAATTTGCCAATATGATCCAACCTTTTTGGGCTATTCCAGCTTTGGCAATAGCAGGTCTCGGAGTGAGAGATATTATGGGGTTTTGTGTCACCGCTATGATTATTTCAGCCCCTATCTTTTTGGTCGCATTAATCTTATTTTAA
- a CDS encoding 3-hydroxybutyrate dehydrogenase, with the protein MKKIAIITGSAGGIGLIIAKKFLANGYSVVFSDINKEGLEKAINEEKQKGFDCIGIKCDVTKEEEIKNLISQAMEHYGRIDVLINNAGLQHVANIEDFPTDKFEFMIKIMLTAAFMGTKYVFPIMKNQKFGRIINMASINGVIGFAGKSAYNSAKHGLIGLTKVVALEGATYGITANAICPGYVDTPLVRGQMADLAKTRGVSVEKVLDEVLFPLIPQKTLIDINDIAELALFVASEHAKNITGQSMIIDGGYTVQ; encoded by the coding sequence ATGAAAAAAATCGCAATTATAACAGGTAGTGCCGGAGGCATTGGTTTAATAATAGCTAAAAAATTTTTAGCTAACGGATATAGCGTTGTTTTTTCGGATATTAACAAAGAGGGTTTGGAAAAAGCAATCAACGAAGAAAAGCAAAAAGGTTTTGACTGTATCGGTATTAAATGCGATGTCACCAAAGAAGAAGAAATTAAAAATTTAATTTCTCAAGCAATGGAGCATTACGGTCGAATTGATGTTTTGATCAATAATGCAGGATTACAGCACGTAGCCAATATAGAAGATTTTCCAACTGATAAGTTTGAATTTATGATAAAAATAATGCTTACTGCGGCATTTATGGGTACAAAATATGTTTTCCCGATTATGAAAAATCAAAAATTTGGCAGGATTATCAATATGGCCTCTATCAATGGTGTTATAGGGTTTGCCGGAAAATCAGCCTATAATAGCGCTAAACACGGACTTATCGGGCTTACAAAAGTAGTAGCACTAGAGGGTGCAACATATGGAATTACAGCAAATGCAATTTGTCCAGGTTATGTTGATACCCCACTTGTAAGAGGTCAAATGGCTGATTTAGCCAAAACAAGAGGTGTGAGTGTAGAAAAAGTGCTTGATGAAGTTCTTTTCCCACTAATCCCTCAAAAAACGCTTATCGATATTAATGATATTGCTGAACTTGCACTATTTGTGGCTTCTGAACATGCCAAAAATATTACAGGACAAAGTATGATTATTGATGGCGGATACACGGTTCAATAA
- a CDS encoding GntP family permease codes for MLGILLGLIVIMVLAYLGWSIIWVAPIAAGVVALSGGLDLLSSYTGPYMSGFVGFAKDWFPVFMLGAIFGKLMEATKMANSVAIMISKAVGKKQAILGIWLASAILTYGGVSLFVVVFSVYPLAISLFREADIPRRLIPGSIALGAFTFTMVALPGTPQIQNLIPIKYFHTTAMAAPIMGIIASIIMAAGGHFYLIYREKKLKANGEVFDEPQTKTIKEKNQKIPSFFVSILPLIAVVLSLNLAKIPIIPSLLLGIILIMILSFKDFKQFIASINDGANSSLIAIINTSAAVGFGSVIKIVPGFEQLTHLLMNIKGSPLISEAIAINILAGATGSASGGMGIALEALGDKYYQIAIENHMNLELFHRVASISSGGLDVLPHNGAVLTLLAVTGMTHRKSYLDIAVVGIILPLISLAVVILLSMLGFA; via the coding sequence ATGTTGGGAATTCTTTTAGGACTTATTGTTATTATGGTTTTAGCCTATTTGGGTTGGTCTATTATCTGGGTTGCACCAATTGCAGCAGGAGTCGTCGCTCTAAGCGGAGGACTCGATCTGCTTTCAAGCTATACAGGTCCGTATATGAGTGGATTTGTAGGCTTTGCAAAAGATTGGTTCCCAGTCTTTATGCTTGGAGCAATCTTTGGAAAATTAATGGAAGCTACAAAGATGGCAAATTCTGTGGCTATAATGATTAGTAAAGCTGTCGGTAAAAAACAAGCTATTTTAGGTATATGGCTTGCTTCTGCCATTCTTACCTATGGAGGCGTGAGTCTTTTTGTGGTAGTATTTAGCGTTTATCCTTTAGCAATCTCTCTTTTTAGGGAAGCCGACATTCCTCGAAGATTAATTCCTGGCTCTATCGCCTTGGGTGCTTTCACCTTTACGATGGTGGCACTTCCTGGTACCCCTCAAATCCAAAACCTCATTCCTATTAAGTATTTTCACACTACCGCAATGGCAGCTCCAATAATGGGAATTATCGCTTCAATTATTATGGCTGCGGGCGGGCATTTTTATTTGATCTATCGCGAAAAAAAACTCAAAGCAAATGGAGAGGTTTTTGATGAACCTCAAACAAAAACAATCAAAGAAAAAAATCAAAAAATACCTTCTTTCTTTGTCTCCATTTTGCCTCTGATTGCAGTGGTTCTATCACTCAATCTAGCCAAAATTCCCATTATCCCTTCATTGCTTTTAGGTATTATCCTCATAATGATTTTAAGTTTTAAAGATTTCAAACAATTCATTGCCTCTATCAATGATGGTGCCAATAGTTCGCTGATTGCGATTATCAATACGAGTGCGGCAGTCGGATTTGGAAGTGTGATTAAGATTGTCCCCGGATTTGAACAACTCACGCATTTACTGATGAATATCAAAGGAAGTCCTTTGATATCTGAAGCCATTGCCATCAATATTTTGGCAGGAGCAACAGGTTCAGCAAGTGGCGGGATGGGCATAGCACTAGAGGCACTTGGTGACAAATACTACCAAATTGCCATAGAAAACCATATGAATTTAGAGCTTTTTCACCGAGTTGCCTCAATTTCTTCAGGAGGTCTTGACGTTTTACCCCACAATGGAGCAGTTTTAACACTCCTTGCCGTAACGGGAATGACACATAGAAAAAGCTATTTAGATATTGCTGTTGTAGGTATTATATTGCCCCTAATTTCCTTAGCAGTGGTGATTCTTTTAAGTATGTTAGGATTTGCTTAA